The Catharus ustulatus isolate bCatUst1 chromosome 15, bCatUst1.pri.v2, whole genome shotgun sequence genome has a window encoding:
- the LOC117003521 gene encoding protocadherin alpha-6-like, whose protein sequence is MGERCCAVLRVLVLQAAWALAGGQVRYSVPEEAKAGTVVGRLAQDLGLEAGEAEARRLRLVAQGRRASVEVSGASGALLVSSRLDREELCGKSAPCALRLEVLLERPLRVFHVQLEVTDINDNAPIFPAARKNLSIAELSLPGSRFPLEGASDADIGANAQLSYTLSPSEHFSVDLQKLNDGNMEPELVLTKSLDRETIPVHRLVLTATDGGRPSLTGTMELVISVVDANDNAPQFNQSVYKVQLPENATKDTLVMRVNATDSDEGINSEVTYAVTNFIPPSGRDVISINPKTGEIRLTGALDFEEVNVFNLRIEARDQGTPSLSGHCRVLLEVLDVNDNAPEVWVTSLSVPVPEDASVGTVVALLSVSDRDSGANGRVRCWVWPAAPFGLEATFAGSYSLVLREALDRERVSEYEVEVRAEDGGAPALGARRGLRVPVSDVNDNAPLFAQAVYTVLARENNAAGAELARLWARDPDEAGNGRVSYSVWEGAAGGVGAAAGSGWRAASSYVSVDAESGRVWALQPLDYEELQVLQFEVRAVDAGEPPLCGNATVQLFVLDENDNAPALLPPAGSAPEAGAVAAEAASSSSSSFVGPVSGSGTLWAWAAWGAPAGQVVAKIRAVDADSGYNAWLRYELWEPRAKGPFRVGLYSGEVSTARPLDEADGARHTLLIVVRDHGEPARSATATLSVSLLEANEAALAAGSSSASSGSRSALGVDVGGAAASAATNVWLVVAICAVSSLFLLALVLYGASRWAPRAAVLSGPGPTTLVCASEVGSWSYSQRHSRSLCVADGAAKSDLMVFSPNFPPPPPGAAPKDTQPEPSALLHTVSASSFVPFLLILIRSLGISCLNGVQFPRFNDVGYLAGV, encoded by the coding sequence ATGGGCGAGCGTTGCTGTGCGGTGCTgcgggtgctggtgctgcaggcgGCCTGGGCGCTGGCGGGCGGGCAGGTGCGCTACTCGGTGCCGGAGGAAGCCAAGGCCGGCACGGTGGTGGGCCGTCTGGCGCAGGACCTGGGCTTGGAGGCGGGCGAGGCGGAGGCGCGGCGGCTGCGGCTGGTGGCGCAGGGCCGGCGGGCGAGCGTGGAGGTgagcggggcgagcggcgcgCTGCTGGTGAGCTCGCGGCTCGACCGGGAGGAGCTGTGCGGCAAGAGCGCGCCGTGCGCGCTGcgcctggaggtgctgctggagcggCCGCTGCGCGTCTTCCATGTGCAGCTGGAGGTCACCGACATCAATGACAACGCCCCCATCTTCCCCGCCGCCCGAAAAAACCTCAGCATCGCGGAATTGTCTTTGCCGGGGTCTCGTTTCCCCTTGGAGGGCGCGTCGGATGCGGATATCGGAGCGAACGCGCAGCTCTCCTACACACTCAGTCCCAGCGAgcatttttctgtggatttaCAGAAATTGAACGATGGAAATATGGAACCTGAACTGGTGTTAACGAAATCTCTGGACCGCGAGACGATTCCCGTGCACCGGTTGGTGCTGACGGCGACTGACGGGGGCCGGCCGTCTCTGACAGGCACCATGGAGCTGGTGATCTCGGTGGTGGACGCAAACGACAACGCACCACAGTTCAACCAGTCGGTGTATAAAGTGCAACTGCCGGAGAACGCTACAAAGGATACGCTGGTGATGCGGGTAAATGCCACGGATTCGGATGAGGGAATTAACAGTGAGGTGACGTATGCCGTGACAAACTTCATTCCTCCCAGTGGAAGAGATGTGATTTCCATCAATCCCAAGACAGGGGAAATCCGCCTCACGGGCGCCCTCGACTTCGAGGAAGTTAATGTATTTAATCTTCGTATCGAAGCGAGAGACCAAGGGACACCATCGCTCTCGGGTCACTGCCGAGTgttgctggaggtgctggacgtgaacgacaacgcgccaGAGGTGTGGGTGACGTCGCtgtcggtgccggtgccggaGGACGCGTCGGTGGGGACGgtggtggccctgctgagcgTGTCGGACCGAGACTCGGGGGCGAACGGACGCGTGCGGTGCTGGGTGTGGCCGGCGGCGCCGTTCGGGCTGGAGGCGACGTTCGCGGGCTCGTACTCGCTGGTGCTGCGCGAGGCGCTGGACCGGGAGCGGGTGTCGGAGTACGAGGTGGAGGTGCGTGCGGAGGACGGCGGGGCGCCGGCGCTGGGCGCCAGGCGCGGGCTGCGGGTGCCGGTGTCGGacgtgaacgacaacgcgcccTTGTTCGCGCAGGCCGTGTACACGGTGCTGGCGCGGGAGAACaacgcggcgggcgcggagctgGCGCGGCTGTGGGCGCGGGACCCGGACGAGGCGGGCAACGGGCGCGTGAGCTACTCGGTGTGGgagggcgcggcgggcggcgtTGGGGCCGCGGCTGGCAGCGGCTGGCGTGCGGCGTCGAGCTACGTGTCGGTGGACGCGGAGAGCGGGCGCGTGTGGGCGCTGCAGCCCTTGGACTacgaggagctgcaggtgctgcagttcGAGGTGCGCGCGGTGGACGCGGGGGAGCCGCCGCTGTGCGGCAACGCCACGGTGCAGCTCTTCGTGCTGGACgagaacgacaacgcgccggcgctgctgccgcccgcGGGCTCGGCGCCGGAGGCGGGCGCCGTGGCGGCCGAGGCAGCCTCGTCGTCGTCGTCGTCGTTTGTGGGGCCGGTGTCGGGGTCGGGCACGCTGTGGGCGTGGGCGGCGTGGGGGGCGCCGGCGGGCCAGGTGGTGGCCAAGATCCGCGCCGTGGACGCCGACTCGGGCTACAACGCGTGGCTGCGCTACGAGCTGTGGGAGCCGCGGGCCAAGGGCCCGTTCCGCGTGGGGCTCTACAGCGGCGAGGTGAGCACGGCGCGGCCGCTGGACGAGGCGGACGGCGCTCGCCACACGCTGCTGATCGTCGTGCGCGACCACGGCGAGCCGGCGCGCTCGGCCACGGCCACGCTCAGCGTGTCGCTGCTCGAGGCCAACGAGGCGGCGCTGGCCGCGGGATCTTCATCGGCGTCGTCAGGGTCGCGGTCGGCGTTGGGCGTGGATGTGGGCGGTGCTGCGGCCAGCGCGGCGACCAACGTGTGGCTGGTGGTGGCGATCTGCGCCGTGTCgagcctgttcctgctggcgCTGGTGCTGTACGGGGCGTCGCGCTGGGCGCCGCGGGCGGCCGTGCTCTCGGGGCCCGGGCCCACGACGCTCGTGTGCGCCAGCGAAGTGGGCAGCTGGTCGTACTCGCAGCGCCACAGCCGCAGCCTGTGCGTGGCGGACGGCGCGGCCAAGAGCGACCTCATGGTTTTCAGCCCCAACttccctccgccgccgcccggcgccGCGCCCAAGGACACGCAGCCGGAGCCCTCCGCTCTCCTTCACACGGTCAGTGCTTCTTCCTTCGTTCCCTTTTTGCTCATTCTCATCCGCTCTCTGGGTATTTCCTGTTTGAACGGTGTTCAGTTCCCACGATTTAATGACGTTGGGTACTTAGCGGGTGTTTAA
- the LOC117003522 gene encoding protocadherin alpha-6-like yields MGERCCAVLRVLVLQAAWALAGGQVRYSVPEEAKAGTVVGRLAQDLGLEAGEAEARRLRLVAQGRRASVEVSGASGALLVSSRLDREELCGKSAPCALRLEVLLERPLRVFHVQLEVTDINDNAPIFPAARKNLSIAESSLPGSRFPLEGASDADIGANAQVSYTLSPSEHFSVDLQKSNDGNLVLDLVLTKSLDRETIPVHRLVLTATDGGRPSLTGTMELVISVLDANDNAPQFNQSVYKVQLPENATEGTLVTRVNATDADEGSNSELTFTAITFIPPSGRDVISINPKTGEIHLTAALDFEEVSVFDFRIEARDQGTPPLSGHCRVVLEVLDVNDNAPEVWVTSLSVPVPEDASVGTVVALLSVSDRDSGANGRVRCWVWPAAPFGLEATFAGSYSLVLREALDRERVSEYEVEVRAEDGGAPALGARRGLRVPVSDVNDNAPLFAQAVYTVLARENNAAGAELARLWARDPDEAGNGRVSYSVWEGAAGGVGAAAGSGWRAASSYVSVDAESGRVWALQPLDYEELQVLQFEVRAVDAGEPPLCGNATVQLFVLDENDNAPALLPPAGSAPEAGAVAAEAASSSSSSFVGPVSGSGTLWAWAAWGAPAGQVVAKIRAVDADSGYNAWLRYELWEPRAKGPFRVGLYSGEVSTARPLDEADGARHTLLIVVRDHGEPARSATATLSVSLLEANEAALAAGSSAASSGSGSRSAVGVDVGVGAASAATNVWLVVAICAVSSLFLLALVLYGASRWAPRAAVLSGPGPTTLVCASEVGSWSYSQRHSRSLCVADGAAKSDLMVFSPNFPPPPPGAAPKDTQPEPSALLRTVSDTALLLPLTHTQRFCPSRESKSLTLIVQVEDEAEEKFFIEIQEEYLEAVVAFSVFLEDLGSLQYAGKRTRLEEMHIASRRSGRYWEECRAAEQRTVSLQAQERRVGGSAPVQRRARL; encoded by the exons ATGGGCGAGCGTTGCTGTGCGGTGCTgcgggtgctggtgctgcaggcgGCCTGGGCGCTGGCGGGCGGGCAGGTGCGCTACTCGGTGCCGGAGGAAGCCAAGGCCGGCACGGTGGTGGGCCGTCTGGCGCAGGACCTGGGCCTGGAGGCGGGCGAGGCGGAGGCGCGGCGGCTGCGGCTGGTGGCGCAGGGCCGGCGGGCGAGCGTGGAGGTgagcggggcgagcggcgcgCTGCTGGTGAGCTCGCGGCTCGACCGGGAGGAGCTGTGCGGCAAGAGCGCGCCGTGCGCGCTGcgcctggaggtgctgctggagcggCCGCTGCGCGTCTTCCATGTGCAGCTGGAGGTCACCGACATCAACGACAATGCCCCCATCTTCCCCGCCGCCCGAAAAAACCTCAGCATCGCGGAATCGTCTTTGCCGGGATctcgtttccctctggagggcGCGTCGGATGCGGATATCGGAGCGAACGCGCAGGTCTCCTACACACTCAGCCCCAGCGAgcatttttctgtggatttgCAAAAATCGAACGATGGAAATCTTGTACTCGATCTCGTTTTAACGAAATCTCTGGACCGCGAGACGATTCCCGTGCACCGGTTGGTGCTGACGGCGACTGATGGGGGCCGGCCGTCTCTGACAGGCACCATGGAGCTGGTGATCTCGGTGCTGGATGCAAACGACAACGCACCCCAGTTCAACCAGTCGGTGTATAAAGTGCAGCTGCCGGAGAACGCTACAGAGGGGACGCTGGTGACGCGGGTGAATGCCACAGATGCGGATGAAGGAAGTAATAGCGAATTAACCTTTACCGCGATCACGTTCATTCCGCCGAGCGGACGTGATGTGATTTCCATCAATCCCAAGACAGGGGAGATTCacctcacagcagctctggactTCGAAGAAGTCAGTGTATTTGATTTTCGTATTGAAGCGAGAGACCAAGGCACACCTCCACTGTCGGGTCATTGCCGGGtggtgctggaggtgctggacgtgaacgacaacgcgccggaGGTGTGGGTGACGTCGCtgtcggtgccggtgccggaGGACGCGTCGGTGGGGACGgtggtggccctgctgagcgTGTCGGACCGAGACTCGGGGGCGAACGGACGCGTGCGGTGCTGGGTGTGGCCGGCGGCGCCGTTCGGGCTGGAGGCGACGTTCGCGGGCTCGTACTCGCTGGTGCTGCGCGAGGCGCTGGACCGGGAGCGGGTGTCGGAGTACGAGGTGGAGGTGCGTGCGGAGGACGGCGGGGCGCCGGCGCTGGGCGCCAGGCGCGGGCTGCGGGTGCCGGTGTCGGacgtgaacgacaacgcgcccTTGTTCGCGCAGGCCGTGTACACGGTGCTGGCGCGGGAGAACaacgcggcgggcgcggagctgGCGCGGCTGTGGGCGCGGGACCCGGACGAGGCGGGCAACGGGCGCGTGAGCTACTCGGTGTGGgagggcgcggcgggcggcgtTGGGGCCGCGGCTGGCAGCGGCTGGCGTGCGGCGTCGAGCTACGTGTCGGTGGACGCGGAGAGCGGGCGCGTGTGGGCGCTGCAGCCCTTGGACTacgaggagctgcaggtgctgcagttcGAGGTGCGCGCGGTGGACGCGGGGGAGCCGCCGCTGTGCGGCAACGCCACGGTGCAGCTCTTCGTGCTGGACgagaacgacaacgcgccggcgctgctgccgcccgcGGGCTCGGCGCCGGAGGCGGGCGCCGTGGCGGCCGAGGCAGCCTCGTCGTCGTCGTCGTCGTTTGTGGGGCCGGTGTCGGGGTCGGGCACGCTGTGGGCGTGGGCGGCGTGGGGGGCGCCGGCGGGCCAGGTGGTGGCCAAGATCCGCGCCGTGGACGCCGACTCGGGCTACAACGCGTGGCTGCGCTACGAGCTGTGGGAGCCGCGGGCCAAGGGCCCGTTCCGCGTGGGGCTCTACAGCGGCGAGGTGAGCACGGCGCGGCCGCTGGACGAGGCGGACGGCGCTCGCCACACGCTGCTGATCGTCGTGCGCGACCACGGCGAGCCGGCGCGCTCGGCCACGGCCACGCTCAGCGTGTCGCTGCTCGAGGCCAACGAGGCGGCACTGGCCGCGGGATCCTCGGCGGCGTCGTCAGGGTCAGGGTCGCGGTCGGCGGTGGGCGTGGATGTGGGCGTCGGTGCGGCCAGCGCGGCGACCAACGTGTGGCTGGTGGTGGCGATCTGCGCCGTGTCgagcctgttcctgctggcgCTGGTGCTGTACGGGGCGTCGCGCTGGGCGCCGCGGGCGGCCGTGCTCTCGGGGCCCGGGCCCACGACGCTCGTGTGCGCCAGCGAAGTGGGCAGCTGGTCGTACTCGCAGCGCCACAGCCGCAGCCTGTGCGTGGCGGACGGCGCGGCCAAGAGCGACCTCATGGTTTTCAGCCCCAACttccctccgccgccgcccggcgccGCGCCCAAGGACACGCAGCCGGAGCCCTCCGCTCTCCTCCGCACGGTCAGTGACACTGCCTTGCTTTTGCCTCTCACCCATACCCAACGTTTCTGTCCCTCCAG GGAAAGCAAGAGCCTGACATTGATTGTACAAGTGGAagatgaagcagaagaaaagttCTTCATTGAGATACAGGAAGAGTACTTGGAAGCAGTGGTTGCTTTTTCAGTATTCCTGGAGGACTTGGGCTCTTTGCAGTATGCAG GTAAGAGGACACGGCTGGAAGAGATGCACATAGCCAGCCGGAGGAGCGGCCGCTATTGGGAAGAGTGTAGAGCGGCGGAGCAGCGCACGGTGTCGCTGCAGGCTCAGGAACGGCGTGTGGGCGGCTCCGCCCCGGTGCAGCGGAGAGCCCGGCTGTGA
- the LOC117003523 gene encoding protocadherin alpha-6-like encodes MGERCCAVLRVLVLQAAWALAGGQVRYSVPEEAKAGTVVGRLAQDLGLEAGEAEARRLRLVAQGRRASVEVSGASGALLVSSRLDREELCGKSAPCALRLEVLLERPLRVFHVQLEVTDINDNAPIFPAARKNLSIAELTTMPGSRFPLEGASDADIGANAQLSYTLSPSEHFSLDLQKTEEDGESLFLVLRKSLDRETIPVHRLVLTATDGGRPSLTGTMELVISVLDVNDNMPQFNQSVYKVQLPENAERGTLIIKLNATDLDEGSNSKVSYSLQILSPQDGRDIFRIDRNSGEIRLAGDLDFEDVSLYRLQVDATDKGTAPLSGHCKVVLEVLDVNDNAPEVWVTSLSVPVPENASVGTVVALLSVSDRDSGANGRVRCWVWPAAPFGLEATFAGSYSLVLREALDRERVSEYEVEVRAEDGGAPALGTRRGLRVPVSDVNDNAPLFAQAVYTVLARENNAAGAELARLWARDPDEAGNGRVSYSVWEGAAGGVGAAAGSGWRAASSYVSVDAESGRVWALQPLDYEELQVLQFEVRAVDAGEPPLCGNATVQLFVLDENDNAPALLPPAGSAPEAGAVAAEAASSSSSSFVGPMSGSGTLWAWAAWGAPAGQVVAKIRAVDADSGYNAWLRYELWEPRAKGPFRVGLYSGEVSTARPLDEADGARHTLLIVVRDHGEPARSATATLSVSLLEANEAVLAAGSSASSSGSGSRLALGVDVGGAAASAATNVWLVVAICAVSSLFLLALVLYGASRWAPRAAVLSGPGPTTLVCASEVGSWSYSQRHSRSLCVADGAAKSDLMVFSPNFPPPPPGAAPKDTQPEPSTLLHTVSDTALLSFVLSQTLAPLSA; translated from the coding sequence ATGGGCGAGCGTTGCTGTGCGGTGCTgcgggtgctggtgctgcaggcgGCCTGGGCGCTGGCGGGCGGGCAGGTGCGCTACTCGGTGCCGGAGGAAGCCAAGGCCGGCACGGTGGTGGGCCGTCTGGCGCAGGACCTGGGCCTGGAGGCGGGCGAGGCGGAGGCGCGGCGGCTGCGGCTGGTGGCGCAGGGCCGGCGGGCGAGCGTGGAGGTgagcggggcgagcggcgcgCTGCTGGTGAGCTCGCGGCTCGACCGGGAGGAGCTGTGCGGCAAGAGCGCGCCGTGCGCGCTGcgcctggaggtgctgctggagcggCCGCTGCGCGTCTTCCATGTGCAGCTGGAGGTCACCGACATCAATGACAATGCCCCCATCTTCCCCGCCGCACGGAAAAACCTCAGCATCGCGGAATTGACAACTATGCCGGGGTctcgtttccctctggagggcGCGTCGGATGCGGATATCGGAGCGAACGCGCAGCTCTCCTACACACTCAGCCCCAGCGAGCACTTTTCTCTGGATTTACAAAAAACCGAGGAGGATGGGGAGTCCTTATTCCTCGTGCTCAGAAAATCTCTGGACCGCGAGACGATTCCCGTGCACCGGTTGGTGCTGACGGCGACTGACGGGGGCCGGCCGTCTCTGACAGGCACCATGGAGCTGGTGATCTCGGTGCTGGATGTGAACGACAATATGCCGCAGTTCAACCAATCGGTGTATAAAGTGCAGCTGCCAGAAAACGCAGAACGCGGCACATTGATCATCAAACTAAATGCAACGGATTTGGATGAGGGGTCGAATAGTAAGGTCTCCTACTCGCTCCAGATCCTTTCTCCGCAGGATGGAAGAGACATTTTCCGAATTGACAGAAACAGCGGTGAGATTCGTCTTGCGGGTGACTTAGATTTTGAGGATGTTAGTCTCTATCGCCTGCAAGTGGACGCGACAGATAAGGGGACGGCCCCGCTGTCGGGTCACTGCAAGGTagtgctggaggtgctggacgtgaacgacaacgcgccggaGGTGTGGGTGACGTCGCtgtcggtgccggtgccggaGAACGCGTCGGTGGGGACGgtggtggccctgctgagcgTGTCGGACCGAGACTCGGGGGCGAACGGGCGCGTGCGGTGCTGGGTGTGGCCGGCGGCGCCGTTCGGGCTGGAGGCGACGTTCGCGGGCTCGTACTCGCTGGTGCTGCGCGAGGCGCTGGACCGGGAGCGGGTGTCGGAGTACGAGGTGGAGGTGCGTGCGGAGGACGGCGGGGCGCCGGCACTGGGCACCAGGCGCGGGCTGCGGGTGCCGGTGTCGGacgtgaacgacaacgcgcccTTGTTCGCGCAGGCCGTGTACACGGTGCTGGCGCGGGAGAACaacgcggcgggcgcggagctgGCGCGGCTGTGGGCGCGGGACCCGGACGAGGCCGGCAACGGGCGCGTGAGCTACTCGGTGTGGgagggcgcggcgggcggcgtTGGGGCCGCGGCTGGCAGCGGCTGGCGTGCGGCGTCGAGCTACGTGTCGGTGGACGCGGAGAGCGGGCGCGTGTGGGCGCTGCAGCCCTTGGACTacgaggagctgcaggtgctgcagttcGAGGTGCGCGCGGTGGACGCGGGGGAGCCGCCGCTGTGCGGCAACGCCACGGTGCAGCTCTTCGTGCTGGACgagaacgacaacgcgccggcgctgctgccgcccgcGGGCTCGGCGCCGGAGGCGGGCGCCGTGGCGGCCGAGGCAGCCTCGTCATCGTCGTCGTCGTTTGTGGGGCCGATGTCGGGGTCGGGCACGCTGTGGGCGTGGGCGGCGTGGGGGGCGCCGGCGGGCCAGGTGGTGGCCAAGATCCGCGCCGTGGACGCCGACTCGGGCTACAACGCGTGGCTGCGCTACGAGCTGTGGGAGCCGCGGGCCAAGGGCCCGTTCCGCGTGGGGCTCTACAGCGGCGAGGTGAGCACGGCGCGGCCGCTGGACGAGGCGGACGGCGCTCGCCACACGCTGCTGATCGTCGTGCGCGACCACGGCGAGCCGGCGCGCTCGGCCACGGCCACGCTCAGCGTGTCGCTGCTCGAGGCCAACGAGGCGGTGCTGGCCGCGGGATCCTCGGCGTCATCGTCAGGGTCAGGGTCGCGGTTGGCGTTGGGCGTGGATGTGGGCGGTGCTGCGGCCAGCGCGGCGACCAACGTGTGGCTGGTGGTGGCGATCTGCGCCGTGTCgagcctgttcctgctggcgCTGGTGCTGTACGGGGCGTCGCGCTGGGCGCCGCGGGCGGCCGTGCTCTCGGGGCCCGGGCCCACGACGCTCGTGTGCGCCAGCGAAGTGGGCAGCTGGTCGTACTCGCAGCGCCACAGCCGCAGCCTGTGCGTGGCGGACGGCGCGGCCAAGAGCGACCTCATGGTTTTCAGCCCCAACTTCCCTCCGCCGCCGCCTGGCGCCGCGCCCAAGGACACGCAGCCGGAGCCCTCCACTCTCCTCCACACGGTCAGTGACACTGCCTTGCTCTCCTTTGTTCTTTCACAGACGCTTGCTCCCCTCTCTGCCTAG